Proteins encoded within one genomic window of Alteribacter populi:
- the spoIIIAA gene encoding stage III sporulation protein AA, translating into MEQIFKVLPTSIRQHLAAVPENIRSKIEEVRVRIGRPLEVITTDQSYLLPYHEKRPYLVTEEDGAFVLSYLSQHSVYRLEEELKRGYITISGGHRVGLAGRVVTERGYVKGIRDIGSFNIRVARQSKGAGIPYLSDITRNQQWMHTLIVGPPKTGKTTLLRDLARIASEGDVSFGIKPKTVGIVDERSELAGCVMGVPQHDFGTKVDILDRCPKAEGMMMLIRSMSPEIIIVDEIGRAEDTEAIMEAIHAGVTVIATVHGADLQDVRSRPTLRTLFEQKAFQKIIELNRNSRKQLTPINVKNTNQTQRELKVRVK; encoded by the coding sequence GTGGAACAAATTTTTAAAGTATTGCCGACGTCAATCCGCCAGCATCTGGCCGCCGTTCCAGAAAACATACGGTCAAAAATTGAAGAAGTCAGGGTTCGGATTGGACGTCCGTTAGAGGTCATTACTACTGATCAATCATATCTACTTCCATATCATGAGAAGCGACCTTATCTCGTGACAGAGGAAGATGGAGCGTTTGTTCTTAGTTATTTAAGTCAGCATTCCGTATATCGGCTTGAAGAGGAGCTGAAGCGTGGATATATTACGATTTCCGGGGGCCATCGAGTTGGACTTGCTGGTCGAGTGGTAACGGAGCGAGGTTATGTAAAAGGCATTCGTGATATTGGCTCGTTTAATATTCGAGTTGCTAGACAGTCAAAAGGTGCAGGCATTCCTTATTTATCTGATATCACCCGTAATCAACAGTGGATGCACACACTCATAGTCGGACCACCGAAAACCGGAAAAACAACATTGTTAAGAGATTTAGCGCGTATTGCTAGTGAAGGTGATGTCTCATTCGGAATAAAACCAAAAACCGTTGGCATTGTTGATGAACGCTCTGAACTTGCTGGTTGTGTTATGGGAGTACCACAACACGATTTTGGTACCAAAGTAGATATTCTTGACAGGTGTCCGAAAGCAGAAGGGATGATGATGCTCATACGATCAATGAGTCCTGAGATTATTATTGTAGATGAAATTGGCCGTGCTGAAGATACAGAGGCAATTATGGAGGCTATTCACGCAGGTGTTACTGTGATTGCTACAGTTCATGGCGCGGATTTACAAGACGTGAGGAGCCGGCCGACCCTACGTACACTATTCGAACAAAAAGCCTTTCAAAAAATCATTGAATTAAATCGAAACTCCAGAAAGCAACTCACACCTATAAACGTTAAGAATACAAATCAAACTCAACGTGAACTGAAGGTGAGGGTTAAATGA
- the spoIIIAB gene encoding stage III sporulation protein SpoIIIAB, with amino-acid sequence MKIFGILVIIIATTAIGWEWARRLRLRTKQLKDVRVGLEALETEMVYGLTPLSEACERVSRQVRNPVGQLFHRFAQDLQQEEMLASEVWQQTLIKMKNTIEFKQGEWDVLHQFGQTLGQQDLENQRKHLRLALTYLEQQEADAREHQRKHESMYKSLGFLCGILIALIML; translated from the coding sequence ATGAAGATCTTTGGCATTTTAGTCATCATTATCGCGACTACAGCTATAGGTTGGGAATGGGCAAGAAGGTTGCGCTTGAGAACGAAGCAACTTAAGGATGTCCGAGTAGGACTTGAAGCACTCGAAACTGAAATGGTCTACGGATTAACTCCTCTTTCTGAAGCGTGTGAGCGAGTATCACGACAAGTAAGGAACCCAGTAGGACAGTTGTTTCATCGTTTTGCTCAAGATCTTCAACAAGAGGAAATGCTTGCGTCAGAAGTTTGGCAGCAGACGCTCATCAAAATGAAGAATACGATCGAATTTAAGCAAGGAGAGTGGGATGTTTTACACCAGTTCGGGCAAACGTTAGGACAGCAGGATTTGGAGAATCAGAGGAAGCACCTTCGTCTGGCACTTACTTATCTCGAGCAACAGGAAGCTGACGCCCGTGAACATCAGCGTAAACATGAATCGATGTATAAAAGCTTAGGGTTTTTATGTGGGATCTTAATCGCACTCATCATGCTCTAA
- the spoIIIAC gene encoding stage III sporulation protein AC, which yields MSYDISLIFQIAGVGIVVAMMHTVLKQMGKEEIAQWVTLIAFVVVLYMVASVIDDLFQTIRSVFLFQG from the coding sequence ATGAGTTATGATATTAGCTTAATTTTTCAGATTGCCGGTGTCGGTATTGTTGTAGCCATGATGCACACGGTCTTAAAACAAATGGGCAAAGAGGAAATTGCCCAATGGGTGACATTGATCGCTTTTGTGGTGGTTTTATATATGGTCGCTTCTGTGATTGATGATCTCTTCCAGACGATCCGCAGTGTGTTCCTCTTCCAAGGTTAG
- the spoIIIAD gene encoding stage III sporulation protein AD encodes MEIIQIVGLGLIATFLALVVKEQKPMFAFLLTVFVGVLIFIFLVDKIAEIIGMLEELAGNANINMVYVQTILKIIGIAYIAEFGAQIAKDAGQGAMASKIELAGKVLIMVMAIPIISVIIETVLGLLPQA; translated from the coding sequence ATTGAAATTATTCAAATCGTTGGACTCGGTTTAATAGCTACGTTTTTAGCTCTCGTTGTTAAAGAGCAAAAGCCGATGTTCGCATTCCTGCTTACTGTTTTTGTTGGTGTACTCATTTTTATATTCTTAGTAGATAAAATTGCAGAGATCATTGGAATGCTTGAAGAGTTAGCAGGAAATGCAAACATTAATATGGTTTATGTTCAAACGATTTTAAAAATAATCGGGATCGCCTATATTGCAGAATTCGGTGCCCAAATTGCAAAAGACGCAGGTCAGGGCGCCATGGCTTCAAAAATTGAACTCGCCGGCAAGGTGTTGATCATGGTGATGGCAATTCCCATTATATCGGTAATTATCGAGACAGTGCTTGGGTTATTGCCCCAAGCATAA
- the spoIIIAE gene encoding stage III sporulation protein AE, producing the protein MRVKCNVFIKIILVSIFTLTFLPDLVAAEEGQIEEEQIEEVVDQEQFVENQLEQLGIDDIREFWDGINEDYGGFLPESHKGSLLEFLQSDKPFSLKEWLWGFIKFLFHEVIANGKLLGTLILLAIFSMILAQLQQAFEKHSISKVAYAITYMVLLIIALNSFHITIQFTQQTIEAMSNFMVALLPLLLVLMASMGSVTSVALFHPMILFLVHTSGLFVQYFVLPLLFLSALLSIVSTMTEHYKVTKLANFLRNIAVGGLGLFLTVFLGVISVQGATAAVADGIAIRTAKFVTGNFVPVVGRMFTDAADTVMGASVLVKNTVGVAGLAVLLLICVFPALKVLSLALIYSFASAVLQPLGGGPIIESLSIIGKSVIYVFAALSAVCLMFFLAITIIIISGNLSLMMR; encoded by the coding sequence GTGAGGGTAAAATGCAACGTTTTCATCAAAATAATCTTAGTATCCATCTTTACCCTCACCTTTCTGCCTGATTTGGTTGCTGCAGAAGAGGGGCAGATAGAAGAAGAACAAATAGAAGAAGTGGTCGACCAGGAACAGTTTGTGGAAAATCAGCTCGAACAGCTTGGAATTGATGATATACGAGAGTTTTGGGACGGGATTAATGAAGACTACGGAGGATTTTTACCCGAAAGTCATAAAGGCTCCCTACTCGAATTTTTACAATCAGACAAGCCCTTTTCTCTCAAAGAGTGGCTTTGGGGATTTATTAAGTTTTTATTTCATGAAGTGATAGCAAATGGGAAATTACTAGGGACGCTGATTTTACTAGCGATATTCAGTATGATTTTAGCCCAGCTTCAGCAAGCCTTTGAAAAACATTCAATTAGCAAAGTGGCCTATGCCATAACCTACATGGTTCTTCTTATCATCGCTTTAAATAGCTTTCATATTACCATTCAATTTACACAGCAAACAATTGAAGCTATGTCGAATTTCATGGTTGCCTTGTTACCCCTTCTTCTCGTTCTCATGGCAAGTATGGGGAGTGTAACGTCCGTGGCTTTGTTTCATCCGATGATTCTATTTCTTGTCCATACGAGCGGGCTGTTTGTACAATATTTTGTTCTCCCGCTATTATTTTTATCAGCTCTGTTAAGTATAGTAAGTACGATGACAGAACATTACAAAGTGACGAAGCTGGCAAATTTTTTACGAAATATTGCCGTTGGGGGTCTTGGTCTTTTCTTGACCGTGTTTTTAGGTGTTATTTCTGTACAGGGAGCAACAGCAGCAGTAGCTGATGGGATTGCTATTCGTACAGCCAAATTTGTCACTGGAAATTTTGTCCCAGTTGTAGGTCGGATGTTTACAGACGCTGCTGATACGGTCATGGGAGCTTCTGTTCTTGTCAAAAATACAGTAGGTGTAGCAGGGCTTGCAGTCCTCCTGCTAATCTGCGTTTTCCCTGCTTTAAAAGTTTTATCGTTAGCCCTTATCTACTCATTTGCTTCAGCTGTCCTCCAGCCCTTAGGGGGGGGGCCGATTATTGAATCATTATCAATAATCGGTAAATCCGTCATTTATGTCTTTGCAGCTTTATCAGCTGTTTGTTTAATGTTTTTCTTAGCGATTACGATCATAATCATTTCAGGCAATCTTTCCTTAATGATGCGCTGA
- the spoIIIAF gene encoding stage III sporulation protein AF: MGFVIEWVTNIIMLILFAAILELLLPNSSLQRYVKLVVGLMVLMVMIQPILSVFKTDPEDWLTSVSDWVDGDYSQEETLLDQKKMDIEEGQLAYTSEQVAVQLKREVAPELEEYYEMVPAAIEIEMASYEESEHILEGLKSVNVHLQPASEGDEDEEESNEIVPVQSVVINTEYEKDEGEDLPEQTLDFNKEDIQDFLSAQWQIPKDKIQLYMKGGEDQ, translated from the coding sequence ATGGGGTTTGTAATCGAGTGGGTCACAAATATTATCATGCTGATTCTTTTTGCAGCCATCTTGGAATTGCTTCTGCCAAATTCCAGTTTACAAAGGTATGTAAAGCTTGTTGTAGGCCTCATGGTTTTAATGGTCATGATTCAACCGATTTTATCCGTTTTTAAAACAGATCCTGAAGATTGGTTGACCTCTGTATCTGACTGGGTGGATGGAGATTATTCACAAGAAGAAACTTTACTAGATCAAAAGAAAATGGATATAGAAGAAGGACAGCTTGCATATACTTCTGAACAAGTGGCTGTCCAATTAAAAAGAGAGGTTGCTCCTGAGCTGGAGGAGTATTACGAAATGGTGCCCGCAGCTATAGAGATTGAAATGGCTTCCTATGAGGAAAGCGAACATATTCTTGAAGGGCTCAAATCTGTCAATGTTCACCTTCAACCTGCAAGTGAAGGAGACGAAGACGAGGAGGAGTCAAATGAGATTGTACCGGTTCAGTCAGTAGTCATTAATACAGAATATGAAAAGGATGAAGGTGAAGATTTACCTGAACAAACATTGGACTTCAATAAGGAAGACATTCAGGACTTTTTATCTGCGCAATGGCAAATTCCTAAAGATAAAATACAGCTTTATATGAAGGGGGGAGAAGACCAATGA
- the spoIIIAG gene encoding stage III sporulation protein AG, whose amino-acid sequence MTDKKNDKQSWIDQYKEVGKWKKVNVKYLFLLLFLGIAFMLVGNIFTSGDDHNSLQVSNMEVEEEKESESAEPVFKSSRSDGPLTMGEYEELYESQLKKSLEQMIGVSDVTVIVNLAETERQIYQTNVNTKEQHTDETDREGGKRKVEDVTKDEEVVIIRSGDKEEPLLQNVEKPSVRGVLVVAKGVDNIQVKTSVVEAVSRVLDVPSHRVSVMPKKPEGES is encoded by the coding sequence ATGACAGATAAAAAAAACGATAAACAATCATGGATTGATCAATATAAAGAGGTCGGCAAATGGAAAAAGGTCAATGTAAAGTATTTATTTCTGCTTCTTTTCCTTGGAATTGCATTTATGCTAGTCGGCAATATTTTTACATCTGGTGATGACCATAATTCCTTGCAGGTTTCAAATATGGAAGTAGAGGAGGAGAAAGAGAGCGAGTCTGCAGAGCCCGTCTTTAAATCATCGAGATCAGACGGTCCGCTAACGATGGGTGAGTACGAGGAACTCTATGAATCTCAGCTAAAAAAGTCGTTAGAACAAATGATAGGTGTATCCGATGTTACCGTAATCGTCAATTTGGCTGAAACAGAAAGACAAATATATCAAACAAATGTGAATACAAAAGAGCAACATACAGACGAGACTGATCGCGAAGGGGGAAAACGAAAAGTCGAAGATGTAACCAAGGATGAGGAAGTAGTCATTATCCGTAGTGGAGACAAAGAGGAGCCATTGCTTCAAAACGTAGAAAAGCCTAGTGTGCGAGGGGTTTTAGTTGTTGCAAAGGGGGTGGATAACATTCAAGTGAAAACATCGGTTGTCGAAGCGGTCAGCCGAGTACTGGATGTACCATCTCACCGGGTATCGGTGATGCCCAAAAAACCTGAGGGGGAATCGTAA
- a CDS encoding SpoIIIAH-like family protein, translating to MVLKRQTVWLLTMLSLIIVLSVYYININNQDFASLPEDLEDGEEVSSVETEEDDEVDLEEQLQNDENVTFIEIENAEDMMAESSEFGNINTDEMFDTIRLQRQDARGKIREDYAEVVASADASADVQSEAYDGMESLHTMAQKEEMLETLIKAKGYEDALVITEEDQVRVYVKAEELSKEEAVQINNMAFEELGVTNIRVGYQSN from the coding sequence ATGGTATTAAAACGTCAAACAGTCTGGTTACTTACTATGTTAAGTTTGATTATTGTACTGTCGGTTTATTACATCAATATCAATAACCAGGATTTTGCAAGCTTGCCGGAGGATCTAGAAGATGGTGAGGAAGTGTCATCTGTTGAAACGGAAGAAGACGACGAAGTTGATTTAGAGGAGCAGCTTCAAAATGATGAAAATGTGACTTTTATTGAAATTGAGAATGCGGAAGACATGATGGCTGAAAGTTCCGAGTTTGGAAATATTAATACTGATGAAATGTTTGATACAATTCGCCTGCAACGTCAAGACGCTCGGGGGAAAATACGTGAGGACTATGCAGAAGTTGTAGCTTCAGCCGATGCCTCAGCGGATGTCCAAAGCGAGGCATACGACGGAATGGAATCTTTACACACGATGGCTCAAAAAGAAGAAATGCTTGAAACATTAATTAAAGCAAAAGGGTATGAAGATGCCCTTGTCATTACAGAAGAAGACCAAGTTCGCGTTTATGTAAAAGCGGAAGAACTATCAAAAGAGGAAGCTGTCCAGATTAATAATATGGCCTTTGAAGAATTGGGCGTCACAAACATTCGGGTAGGCTATCAATCTAATTAA
- the accB gene encoding acetyl-CoA carboxylase biotin carboxyl carrier protein: MLKIQEIRELIKLIDQSSINEFKYEQNGEKVTMRKQVKSEATQTVVREVPQSVPQAQQVPQKDPVQTVSQTEVQATQSNEQVKSSDQTETNREGLHTITSPMVGTFYEAPSPDSSAYVNEGDKVKVDSVVCIVEAMKLMNEIEAEVKGEIVEVLVENGQLVEYGQELFLVKPE, encoded by the coding sequence ATGTTAAAGATTCAGGAAATTCGCGAATTAATTAAACTTATCGATCAATCTAGTATTAATGAATTTAAGTATGAACAAAATGGTGAAAAAGTTACGATGCGTAAACAAGTAAAAAGCGAAGCAACACAAACGGTCGTGAGAGAAGTGCCTCAATCAGTTCCTCAGGCCCAACAAGTTCCGCAAAAAGACCCTGTTCAAACGGTTAGTCAAACCGAAGTTCAGGCTACCCAATCTAATGAGCAAGTTAAATCGAGTGATCAAACAGAAACGAATAGAGAGGGCTTACATACGATAACATCACCAATGGTAGGAACATTCTATGAAGCGCCTTCACCTGATTCTTCTGCTTACGTGAATGAAGGCGACAAAGTGAAGGTTGACAGTGTTGTATGTATTGTTGAAGCGATGAAGCTGATGAACGAGATAGAAGCTGAAGTGAAAGGTGAAATTGTGGAAGTTCTCGTTGAAAATGGTCAGCTGGTCGAATATGGTCAAGAACTCTTCTTGGTTAAGCCTGAGTAA
- the accC gene encoding acetyl-CoA carboxylase biotin carboxylase subunit, translating into MIRKVLVANRGEIAVRIIRACKELGVETVAVFSEADRDALHVRMADEAYCIGPTSSTDSYLNFTNIMSVATLTEVDGIHPGYGFLAENADFAEICSACNITFIGPSPEAISQMGTKDVARKTMKKAGVPVVPGSQGIIENIEEGVRVAEGIGYPVIIKATAGGGGKGIRVAKDEQELRKGISVTQKEAQANFGNPGVYLEKYIENFRHVEIQVLADTHGNVIHLGERDCSIQRRLQKLVEETPSPAITKEKRAEMGEAAVRAAEAVDYVGAGTVEFIFDHQTGDFYFMEMNTRIQVEHPVTEMVTGIDLIKEQILVASGVELSYTQEEVTFKGWSIECRINAENPDKNFMPSPGKIDVYLPPGGFGVRVDSAAFPGYTISPFYDSMIAKVITYGETREEAVSRMKRALSEFVIEGIDTTIPFHLRLMSHEVFMSGDFNTKFLEQYPLKPESDEG; encoded by the coding sequence ATGATAAGAAAAGTATTAGTTGCAAACAGAGGAGAAATTGCTGTACGGATTATTCGTGCGTGTAAGGAGTTAGGTGTTGAAACGGTAGCTGTATTTTCTGAAGCAGATCGGGATGCGCTTCACGTACGAATGGCTGACGAAGCCTATTGTATTGGACCCACTTCGTCCACAGATAGTTATTTAAACTTCACAAACATAATGAGTGTAGCTACATTAACAGAAGTGGACGGTATTCACCCAGGTTACGGGTTCTTAGCCGAGAATGCGGACTTTGCTGAGATTTGTTCTGCTTGTAATATCACTTTTATAGGACCTAGTCCTGAAGCCATTAGTCAAATGGGCACAAAAGATGTAGCGCGCAAAACAATGAAAAAAGCCGGTGTCCCCGTTGTTCCAGGTTCACAGGGGATTATTGAAAACATCGAAGAAGGTGTTCGCGTAGCAGAAGGGATTGGCTATCCAGTCATTATTAAAGCTACTGCCGGCGGGGGCGGAAAGGGCATTCGAGTTGCAAAAGATGAACAAGAACTGCGTAAAGGGATTTCTGTGACTCAAAAAGAAGCCCAAGCAAATTTTGGGAACCCGGGCGTTTATCTTGAGAAGTATATTGAAAATTTCCGTCACGTTGAAATTCAAGTCTTAGCTGATACCCATGGAAACGTCATTCACCTTGGTGAGCGTGACTGTTCAATCCAGCGCCGTCTTCAAAAGCTTGTTGAAGAAACACCGTCTCCTGCAATTACAAAGGAAAAGCGAGCTGAAATGGGTGAAGCTGCAGTAAGAGCTGCTGAAGCGGTAGATTACGTTGGCGCTGGAACTGTTGAATTCATTTTCGACCATCAAACCGGTGACTTTTATTTTATGGAAATGAATACACGAATTCAGGTGGAACATCCCGTGACAGAAATGGTCACTGGGATCGACTTAATAAAAGAGCAAATTTTAGTTGCGTCAGGTGTGGAGCTCTCTTATACTCAAGAGGAAGTCACTTTTAAAGGGTGGTCTATTGAGTGCCGGATCAACGCAGAAAACCCTGACAAAAATTTCATGCCTTCTCCAGGTAAAATTGATGTGTATTTACCACCAGGAGGGTTTGGTGTAAGAGTTGATAGTGCAGCATTCCCTGGTTATACGATTAGTCCTTTCTATGATTCCATGATTGCAAAAGTCATTACCTATGGGGAGACAAGGGAAGAAGCGGTCTCCCGTATGAAAAGGGCACTTAGTGAGTTTGTAATCGAAGGCATTGATACAACGATACCGTTCCATTTAAGACTCATGAGTCATGAAGTGTTTATGAGTGGTGATTTTAACACGAAGTTTTTGGAACAATATCCGTTAAAGCCAGAAAGTGATGAAGGATAA
- a CDS encoding Asp23/Gls24 family envelope stress response protein, with translation MKDNHLIDMSEDNLDLGKVEISPEVIEVIAGLAASEIDGVATMRGNFASGVAERLGRKASHGKGVKVDLQEDGITVEVYVTTNYGASIPDVCKKVQENIYQTLKSMTAIELSGVNVHVVGVQLEVEKKEEPVNKEQ, from the coding sequence ATGAAAGATAACCACCTGATTGATATGTCAGAGGATAATTTGGATTTAGGTAAGGTTGAAATTTCTCCTGAAGTAATTGAAGTTATTGCAGGCCTTGCAGCTTCAGAAATTGACGGTGTTGCTACGATGCGCGGTAACTTTGCTTCAGGTGTAGCGGAGCGTCTAGGGCGTAAAGCGAGCCACGGAAAAGGGGTTAAAGTAGATCTTCAAGAGGACGGAATTACGGTTGAAGTATACGTAACCACCAATTATGGTGCTTCCATTCCTGATGTCTGTAAAAAAGTCCAGGAGAACATTTATCAAACATTGAAAAGTATGACTGCCATTGAACTTTCGGGCGTTAATGTACACGTTGTAGGTGTTCAACTTGAGGTAGAAAAAAAAGAGGAACCAGTGAATAAAGAACAATAA
- the nusB gene encoding transcription antitermination factor NusB produces the protein MNRRIARIKAVQSLYQVDMTDVDRDEAIMAVLEDGEEMSSFLKVLVHGTLDHLMEIDAYVEKAMDHWSLSRIANVNRAILRMAVYEMKWEKEIPVNVSLNEAIDLAKGFSGEEESGRFVNGVLSNVAKEFE, from the coding sequence ATGAATCGAAGAATTGCACGGATTAAAGCAGTCCAATCGTTATATCAAGTAGATATGACAGACGTAGATAGAGATGAAGCAATCATGGCTGTATTAGAAGATGGGGAGGAAATGTCGTCTTTCCTAAAGGTTTTAGTCCACGGAACGCTCGATCACTTAATGGAGATCGATGCATATGTAGAAAAGGCGATGGACCATTGGTCGCTCAGTCGAATTGCCAATGTAAACCGGGCGATTCTAAGAATGGCCGTTTATGAGATGAAGTGGGAGAAAGAAATCCCGGTTAATGTCAGCCTAAATGAGGCCATTGATTTAGCTAAAGGTTTTAGTGGAGAGGAGGAATCTGGCCGCTTTGTGAACGGAGTTCTTTCAAATGTAGCAAAAGAGTTTGAGTAG
- the folD gene encoding bifunctional methylenetetrahydrofolate dehydrogenase/methenyltetrahydrofolate cyclohydrolase FolD yields the protein MFAELISGKELAQRKRIEMKEETKLLKQDGITPGLAVILVGEDPASQSYVKGKQRACEEVGIHSELDKLPVDTTEEELLHKVTALNEAEHIHGILVQLPLPDHISEKAVIDAILPEKDVDGFHPINIGRMMVGQESFLPCTPFGIVEMIKSKRIPIEGKHVVIIGRSNIVGKPVGQLLLNEHATVTYCHSRTKNMKEITKQADILIVAVGREEMVGEEFIKPGAVVIDVGVNRNSEGKLVGDVKFDEAKKVASYLTPVPGGVGPMTITMLLHNTVESAKRREK from the coding sequence ATGTTTGCTGAACTTATTTCTGGTAAGGAACTTGCGCAACGAAAGCGTATTGAGATGAAGGAAGAAACTAAGCTTTTAAAACAAGATGGGATTACGCCAGGGTTAGCGGTGATTTTGGTAGGGGAAGACCCTGCATCTCAATCATATGTCAAAGGTAAGCAAAGAGCATGTGAAGAAGTAGGGATTCATTCGGAGTTGGATAAACTTCCTGTTGATACAACGGAAGAAGAACTTTTACACAAGGTTACAGCTTTAAACGAAGCCGAACATATTCACGGGATTTTAGTTCAACTACCTCTACCGGATCATATTTCTGAAAAAGCTGTAATTGATGCGATTTTACCTGAAAAGGATGTAGATGGCTTTCATCCGATTAACATCGGCAGAATGATGGTCGGGCAAGAAAGCTTCCTCCCTTGCACACCTTTTGGTATTGTAGAAATGATCAAATCGAAAAGGATACCTATTGAAGGAAAGCACGTTGTAATAATTGGCAGAAGTAATATTGTTGGTAAACCTGTCGGGCAACTACTCTTAAATGAACATGCCACAGTGACTTATTGTCATTCAAGAACGAAAAACATGAAAGAGATAACGAAACAAGCTGATATTTTAATTGTGGCGGTCGGACGTGAAGAAATGGTTGGTGAGGAGTTTATTAAGCCTGGTGCTGTTGTCATTGATGTAGGTGTCAACCGAAATAGTGAAGGAAAATTAGTCGGTGACGTGAAATTTGATGAAGCAAAAAAAGTAGCATCTTATCTCACGCCTGTACCAGGTGGCGTCGGTCCGATGACAATTACGATGCTTTTACATAATACGGTTGAGTCAGCTAAAAGAAGAGAGAAATAA
- the xseA gene encoding exodeoxyribonuclease VII large subunit — MERDFLSVSGLTRHIKRVIDDEPFLQNVWIRAEISNFKKHSRGHMYFTLKDDHSRIQSVMFAGNNRYLKFLPENGMNVLVRGDVSVYEPYGQYQFYAKEMQPDGIGNLYLAYEELKKKLSARGYFEEERKKTIPVVPVSIAVITSRTGAAVRDILTTIKRRFPFVRITLLPVLVQGPHAAPSIARAIQQAGEAGGFDVMIIGRGGGSIEELWAFNEEEVAEAIFRSSVPIISAVGHETDITISDFVADLRAPTPTAAAELAVPDHRELRERVTQLKLRLTRYTTERIQATKDRLDRINQSYAFRYPGKLVEQKEQELDRLIELLQKETKRLLIRKKETFQYTNKALQQFHPKNRVAEEKQTFEATKDRFSKAMLSYQKEKQQAFQTLLYKLDVLSPLRMMERGYSLAYKGENELIKHADQVDKGESLHIQLQDGRLYCEVTGQDDTGIEKVERGDRDE; from the coding sequence ATGGAGCGTGACTTCTTATCAGTGTCTGGGCTTACTAGGCATATAAAACGCGTGATCGACGATGAACCCTTTTTACAAAATGTATGGATTCGAGCGGAAATTTCAAACTTTAAGAAGCATAGCCGTGGACACATGTATTTTACACTTAAAGATGATCATTCCCGCATTCAGTCTGTCATGTTCGCAGGGAATAACCGGTACTTGAAGTTTTTACCTGAAAACGGAATGAACGTTCTTGTCCGTGGTGATGTAAGTGTATATGAGCCTTACGGACAGTACCAATTTTACGCAAAGGAAATGCAGCCTGATGGCATCGGTAATTTGTATTTAGCATATGAAGAATTGAAAAAGAAACTGAGTGCGAGAGGTTATTTTGAAGAAGAGCGTAAAAAAACAATACCCGTTGTTCCAGTTTCTATTGCCGTTATTACATCGAGAACTGGTGCGGCTGTTAGAGACATTCTTACTACAATTAAACGCCGTTTCCCTTTTGTTCGAATTACTTTGTTGCCCGTTCTCGTACAAGGACCACACGCAGCACCATCGATTGCTAGGGCGATTCAGCAGGCAGGAGAAGCCGGGGGCTTTGATGTGATGATTATTGGACGAGGTGGTGGCTCTATTGAAGAGCTTTGGGCATTCAATGAAGAAGAAGTTGCCGAAGCAATTTTTCGAAGTTCTGTTCCTATTATTTCTGCAGTTGGTCACGAAACAGATATCACGATTAGTGATTTTGTAGCTGATTTGCGTGCGCCAACCCCTACTGCAGCTGCAGAACTTGCGGTACCTGATCACCGTGAATTAAGAGAACGGGTCACTCAGTTAAAGTTAAGGCTTACTCGCTATACAACAGAACGAATTCAAGCTACAAAAGACCGCCTGGATCGTATTAATCAATCGTATGCATTCCGCTATCCAGGAAAGTTAGTAGAACAAAAGGAACAAGAGCTTGATCGACTCATAGAGTTGCTGCAAAAAGAGACGAAGCGGCTTCTTATTCGAAAAAAGGAAACTTTTCAATATACGAACAAAGCATTACAACAATTTCATCCTAAAAACAGAGTTGCTGAGGAAAAGCAGACTTTTGAAGCAACAAAAGATCGCTTTTCAAAAGCGATGCTTTCTTATCAAAAAGAAAAACAACAAGCTTTCCAAACCCTTCTTTATAAACTGGATGTGCTAAGCCCTCTTAGAATGATGGAGAGGGGATATAGCCTTGCCTATAAAGGTGAGAATGAATTAATTAAACATGCTGATCAAGTTGACAAAGGAGAATCACTTCATATTCAACTACAAGATGGACGGCTATATTGTGAAGTGACAGGCCAAGACGATACTGGTATTGAAAAAGTTGAAAGAGGTGACCGGGATGAGTGA